The Tolypothrix sp. PCC 7712 region CAGGACTAAAGCTGACACTTAATACAGCACTCTGATGTCCAGTGAGGGTTTTAATTAGTTTACCCTCACGGCTCCAGAGTTTGACTGTTTTATCCCAGCTGGCAGCAGCAAGTAATTCTCCATTGGGGCTGAAGGTAACAGCGTTAACGCTATCGCTATAGCCTTTTAACATAGTTTTCAATAACTTCCCATCTCGCCGCCATAACTTCACAGTATTATCCCAACTAGCAGAAGCTAATAACTGGTCAGTGGGGCTAAAGCTGACACCCAAAACCCAGCTGTCTTGAGGCGAAAAAGTTTTCAACAAAGTTCCATCCCTGCGCCAGAGTTTGATGGTTTTGTCGTCACTCGCAGTTGCTAAAAGCTGACCGTCCGGGCTGAAATTGACACTATTCACCCAACCGTTATGTCCTACTAAAGTTGTCAGCAAGCGGCCATCACGATGCCAAAGTTTCACTGTCTTATCTTTACTGGCTGAGGCTAACAACTGTCCGTCTGGACTAAAATTGACGCTCATCACGCTATCAGTATGCCCCTGTAGCGTCTTGATTAAAGTCCCATCACGCCGCCAAAGTTTGACAGTTTTGTCGTAACTGGCTGATGCTAATATTTCACCTAAGGGATCAAAACTCACACTGGGAACTTTATCTGTGTGGCCCAGCAGAGTTTTGTAGAGTTTAGTTTCTACCTTTCCATTTCTAGTCTCACGTTTCCAAAGTTTAACCGTGTGATCTTTGCTGCCAGAAGCCAACATTTGACCATCTGGACTCCAAACTACGCTTAAAACTCTACTTGTATGACCTTTGAGGATGGGTATAGTTGAGTCATCTAAACGCCACAACTTGACGCTTTTATCATAACTAGCTGATGCTAGCAGTTTGTTATCTGGGCTGAAAGCGACACTAGCAACAGTATCGCTGTGTCCCTTAAAAGTATTTAGTAGAGTGCCTGTGACACTCCAGAGATTGATTGTGTTATCGTCACTGCCAGAAGCGAATTTTTGACTATCGGAACTGAAATTCAGGCTCCAAATTGTCTTGTGATGCTCCAGTAAGGTTTTGCTGGGACGAAAATCAAAGCTGTTTTTGTTACTATTACGCTCTCTGCGCCAAAGTTGTATGGTCTGATCTCTACCACCAGACACCAATACTTGCCCATTGGGGCTGAAAGCTACAGCAGTTACACCCTTGCGATGCCCCTGCAAGGTGGTAACTAAACTGCCATCTCGTCGCCAAATTTTGACAGTTTTGTCTTCACTTGCAGAAGCAATAAATTTTCCATCTGGACTGAAGGTTACCCAATTAACCCATCCTTGATGTCCCCTGAGAATTTTTAATAAAGTACCATCCTTACGCCAGAGCTTAATTGTTGCGTCCTTACTACCAGTAGCTAATGTCTCACCATCTGGACTAAAACTGACGCTATAAACCGATTCCCCATGCCCTTGTAGAGTTTTATATGGCTGTAAGTCAAACAAGCCTGTATCCGCATTTCTCTGCCAGATTTGCACGGTTTTATCCAGACTAGCGGAAGCTAAGGTCTGACCATTTGGACTAAAACTTATGCTAGTAACACCATCACTATGGCCTTTGAGAGTTTGTAGTAAAGTTCCGTCAGGTCGCCACAACTTTACTGTCTTATCTGTACTACCTGAAGCCAACAATTGACCATCAGGGCTAAAAGTCACACCCCAGACGATATCTTCGTGCCCCTCTAAGCGATTTTTCTCTTTGATGCCATAAACAGCCTGTTGCAGGGCCGTTACAACTCGCATCTTCGTATCTGCTTGAATGCTATCGTCTGCTTGTTTGAGTCGTCTCCACGCCCGCAAACCTTCTAATAGAGCATCAAACTCTTTATTAGAAGCAAATAAGGCTTCACTAGAAGCTGCGATCGCGCTGATTTTGAAATTTGTTTCGCTGCGTTCCGCTCTTAATGCTTGCCGCTCGGCTGCTCTTTTTTGTAAATCTGCCTGCCACCATAAGACTGCTATTGTCCCTGCCATTGCTGCCAAGGCCACACCTGCTAGACGTGCTTCTCGCAGTCGCCGTTGTAACACTAAATTCAGTTGCTTTTGAGAGAGTTTTTGCGCTACTTCAGCACGATTTTTTTCCGATCTGACTTTTTCTAATTCAGCAACCATGCCATAGTCGTTTTTTTGGCGGATCGGTTCAACTAAATAATCATGAACCAACTGGTAGCGATCGCCTAATTCTTCTGGTTCTCGTAATACTAAGCCTGACCCCACCAAAATTTCTAAAATAAATTCCCACTCTGAATTAAAATTAGATATTGCGTTTTGATTCTTTTCCAGGGCAACCGCTAAATCAGCTTTGGTTTTGAGGGGTCTAGTCCCTTTTTCATCTGTTAATTCAAATAATAATTTCCAACTCAGCGCTTCGTTTTCTTCCCCACAATCTTTGATCACTTCCTCCAGCCAGCGCTCCACTAATTTTGCCGAACCACCACAAAGGTTATATTGTGCGAGTGTCGTAATATTTTCTGCTTGCAGTTGAGCGCCAACTATTTGTAGTTCAATCGGATGTACTTCGTTAATTTCTCCTGCTAAATCCTTGACTAACTGATGAATTAATTCTTCGGTAATTTCATAATGTGAGCGTTGAGTTAGACTTTTAATGATATTAATGGCATCATCGCTATCAAAATTTCCTAAATAATAGCGAATATCTTTATCTAAAATATTTTTATTAATTACACCTAAATCATATAAACCATCACTATTTTCTTTGCTCAACCGCTCAAATTCTAATAAATAATGTAAATAATCTTCGCGAATTGCCAAAATTATTTTGACATAGCCAATATTTAAACACTCACTGAAAAATTTATAAAATTGGATTTTTTTCTCAGGAGATGTACTGATAAAGAAGAATTCTTCAAACTGATCAAAAATAATGACTATCGTATGATT contains the following coding sequences:
- a CDS encoding WD-40 repeat-containing protein; the encoded protein is MTKWQFTAAIVNDNQHALQRMIRAINLSKGQFALILVRCNYGQLREQMLGNLRLLTKDINIREIFLQPSTNALHTQIITELFLDHPVVVKDTLPSAVMVFGLESIIALDNFLAGVNQARDIYAATFPFPLIFWLQDEVASMLSRLAPDFKSWAATTIKFELAQEYLIALIRQETDSLFAKVLEAGADRFLSNDALDLAPKSQNRREIESARNDLLRLYGVKLDPELEASLEFVLGRDEYANDQIDDALAHYQKSLELWQQVGSGESGFRDLEENVEVYCPYPPMLPSPPLLRQAVVIFHIGLCYRRMADLYQGADSKYWQDALLWFTKCLEVLEEAQRQDLVAKFILPACEMLQRLQSWEELEQLAKKSLRLHETYANPAQVAQDYAFLADVAASESNWVLAHELANTALSIAELATEVSRRQESWYLLLLARTQRHLGEWQEAINNLEWARVVCELQYEPLLYLEILEELRSLYFDERHDYTEAFILKQEKIQIEHQYRFRAFIGASQLQPQRYRINPVLAAQKIPFIPEEVAQEIAASGRQQDVNRLIERITRADYKLTVIHGPSGVGKSSILKAGLVPALTGKAIGERIALPIVLSVYTDWVTALGRNLNQVLAQSEIFTAGEITPTILIEKLRLVSERNHTIVIIFDQFEEFFFISTSPEKKIQFYKFFSECLNIGYVKIILAIREDYLHYLLEFERLSKENSDGLYDLGVINKNILDKDIRYYLGNFDSDDAINIIKSLTQRSHYEITEELIHQLVKDLAGEINEVHPIELQIVGAQLQAENITTLAQYNLCGGSAKLVERWLEEVIKDCGEENEALSWKLLFELTDEKGTRPLKTKADLAVALEKNQNAISNFNSEWEFILEILVGSGLVLREPEELGDRYQLVHDYLVEPIRQKNDYGMVAELEKVRSEKNRAEVAQKLSQKQLNLVLQRRLREARLAGVALAAMAGTIAVLWWQADLQKRAAERQALRAERSETNFKISAIAASSEALFASNKEFDALLEGLRAWRRLKQADDSIQADTKMRVVTALQQAVYGIKEKNRLEGHEDIVWGVTFSPDGQLLASGSTDKTVKLWRPDGTLLQTLKGHSDGVTSISFSPNGQTLASASLDKTVQIWQRNADTGLFDLQPYKTLQGHGESVYSVSFSPDGETLATGSKDATIKLWRKDGTLLKILRGHQGWVNWVTFSPDGKFIASASEDKTVKIWRRDGSLVTTLQGHRKGVTAVAFSPNGQVLVSGGRDQTIQLWRRERNSNKNSFDFRPSKTLLEHHKTIWSLNFSSDSQKFASGSDDNTINLWSVTGTLLNTFKGHSDTVASVAFSPDNKLLASASYDKSVKLWRLDDSTIPILKGHTSRVLSVVWSPDGQMLASGSKDHTVKLWKRETRNGKVETKLYKTLLGHTDKVPSVSFDPLGEILASASYDKTVKLWRRDGTLIKTLQGHTDSVMSVNFSPDGQLLASASKDKTVKLWHRDGRLLTTLVGHNGWVNSVNFSPDGQLLATASDDKTIKLWRRDGTLLKTFSPQDSWVLGVSFSPTDQLLASASWDNTVKLWRRDGKLLKTMLKGYSDSVNAVTFSPNGELLAAASWDKTVKLWSREGKLIKTLTGHQSAVLSVSFSPDGQTLASASDDNTIMLWNLNLNDLLVRGCSWVDDYLQHNHNVDPRDRWLCDGFTNSK